The following coding sequences lie in one Lolium perenne isolate Kyuss_39 chromosome 2, Kyuss_2.0, whole genome shotgun sequence genomic window:
- the LOC127332707 gene encoding PHD finger protein ALFIN-LIKE 9 isoform X2 yields MDAGYNPRTVEEVFRDYKGRRAGLTRALTTDVEDFFRQCDPEKENLCLYGFPNEHWEVNLPAEEVPPELPEPALGINFARDGMQEKDWLSMVAVHSDAWLLSVAFYFGARFGFDKNDRKRLFGMINELPTIFDVVSGKSKTKTTSNINHSNSKSKSNHKMKTSEPRAKQPKPQMKDEDREEEALDAGEDGGAVAGGGVEEHGETRCGACGDNYGQDEFWIGCDICEKWFHGKCVKITPAKAEHIKQYKCPSCMGTNGSSGSNKRARPSS; encoded by the exons ATGGACGCGGGGTACAACCCCAGGACGGTGGAGGAGGTGTTCCGGGACTACAAGGGCCGCCGCGCGGGCCTCACGCGCGCGCTCACCACCG ATGTGGAGGATTTCTTCCGGCAATGCGACCCGG aaaaagaaaatcTGTGCCTTTATGGATTTCCCAATGAGCATTGGGAAGTAAATTTACCTGCTGAAGAAGTGCCACCTGAGCTTCCAGAGCCAGCATTGGGCATTAACTTTGCACGAGATGGAATGCAGGAAAAAGATTGGCTGTCCATGGTGGCAGTGCACAGTGACGCATGGTTACTTTCTGTTGCATTTTACTTTGGTGCTCGATTTGGATTTGATAAAAATGACAG GAAGCGCCTGTTTGGTATGATAAATGAGCTTCCCACGATTTTTGATGTTGTTAGTGGGAAGAGTAAAACCAAGACCACAAGCAACATTAACCACAGCAATAGCAAATCCAAGTCCAACCATAAAATG AAAACCTCCGAACCTCGGGCCAAGCAGCCCAAGCCCCAGATGAAGGACGAAGACCGCGAGGAGGAAGCCCTGGATGCCGGCGAGGATGGTGGTGCTGTCGCTGGCGGTGGCGTGGAAGAGCATGGGGAGACACGTTGTGGCGCGTGCGGTGACAACTATGGGCAGGATGAGTTCTGGATTGGCTGTGACATCTGCGAGAAGTGGTTCCACGGCAAGTGTGTCAAGATCACGCCTGCTAAGGCGGAGCACATCAAGCAGTACAAGTGCCCGTCGTGCATGGGCACCAACGGCAGCAGCGGCAGCAACAAGCGGGCTCGCCCGTCTTCCTAA
- the LOC127332707 gene encoding PHD finger protein ALFIN-LIKE 9 isoform X1, with translation MDAGYNPRTVEEVFRDYKGRRAGLTRALTTDVEDFFRQCDPEKENLCLYGFPNEHWEVNLPAEEVPPELPEPALGINFARDGMQEKDWLSMVAVHSDAWLLSVAFYFGARFGFDKNDRKRLFGMINELPTIFDVVSGKSKTKTTSNINHSNSKSKSNHKMQKTSEPRAKQPKPQMKDEDREEEALDAGEDGGAVAGGGVEEHGETRCGACGDNYGQDEFWIGCDICEKWFHGKCVKITPAKAEHIKQYKCPSCMGTNGSSGSNKRARPSS, from the exons ATGGACGCGGGGTACAACCCCAGGACGGTGGAGGAGGTGTTCCGGGACTACAAGGGCCGCCGCGCGGGCCTCACGCGCGCGCTCACCACCG ATGTGGAGGATTTCTTCCGGCAATGCGACCCGG aaaaagaaaatcTGTGCCTTTATGGATTTCCCAATGAGCATTGGGAAGTAAATTTACCTGCTGAAGAAGTGCCACCTGAGCTTCCAGAGCCAGCATTGGGCATTAACTTTGCACGAGATGGAATGCAGGAAAAAGATTGGCTGTCCATGGTGGCAGTGCACAGTGACGCATGGTTACTTTCTGTTGCATTTTACTTTGGTGCTCGATTTGGATTTGATAAAAATGACAG GAAGCGCCTGTTTGGTATGATAAATGAGCTTCCCACGATTTTTGATGTTGTTAGTGGGAAGAGTAAAACCAAGACCACAAGCAACATTAACCACAGCAATAGCAAATCCAAGTCCAACCATAAAATG CAGAAAACCTCCGAACCTCGGGCCAAGCAGCCCAAGCCCCAGATGAAGGACGAAGACCGCGAGGAGGAAGCCCTGGATGCCGGCGAGGATGGTGGTGCTGTCGCTGGCGGTGGCGTGGAAGAGCATGGGGAGACACGTTGTGGCGCGTGCGGTGACAACTATGGGCAGGATGAGTTCTGGATTGGCTGTGACATCTGCGAGAAGTGGTTCCACGGCAAGTGTGTCAAGATCACGCCTGCTAAGGCGGAGCACATCAAGCAGTACAAGTGCCCGTCGTGCATGGGCACCAACGGCAGCAGCGGCAGCAACAAGCGGGCTCGCCCGTCTTCCTAA
- the LOC127332704 gene encoding small ribosomal subunit protein uS3x has protein sequence MAQQISKKRKFVADGVFLAELNEMLTRELGEDGFAGVEIRVTPMRTEIIIRATRTQNVLGEKGRRIRELTSVVQKRFNFPDGSVELYAEKVMNRGLCAVAQAESLRYKLLGGLAVRRACYGVLRFVMESGAKGCEVIVSGKLRAQRAKSMKFKDGYMISSGHPVNQYIDGAVRHVLLRQGVLGIKVKIMLDWDPKGKQGPSTPLPDLVTIHPPKDEDDFLKPLAAEIAVA, from the exons ATGGCTCAGCAGATCAGCAAGAAGCGGAAG TTCGTCGCGGATGGCGTTTTCCTGGCGGAGCTGAACGAGATGCTGACCCGCGAGCTCGGGGAGGACGGCTTCGCCGGCGTCGAGATCCGGGTCACCCCCATGCGCACCGAgatcatcatccgcgccacccgcACGCAGAACGTCCTCG GCGAGAAGGGTCGGAGGATCCGGGAGCTGACGTCGGTGGTGCAGAAGCGCTTCAACTTTCCCGACGGCAGCGTGGAGCTCTACGCCGAGAAGGTCATGAACCGCGGCCTCTGCGCCGTCGCGCAGGCCGAGTCCCTCCGCTACAAGCTCCTCGGTGGCCTCGCTGTCCGAAG GGCATGCTATGGTGTACTCAGGTTTGTCATGGAAAGTGGTGCCAAGGGCTGTGAG GTCATTGTGAGTGGGAAGCTTAGGGCACAGCGTGCTAAATCCATGAAGTTCAAGGATGGGTATATGATCTCTTCCGGCCATCCAGTCAACCAGTATATCGATGGAGCTGTGAGGCATGTTCTTCTCAGACAG GGTGTTCTGGGTATCAAGGTTAAGATTATGCTTGACTGGGATCCTAAGGGTAAACAGGGGCCATCTACACCTTTACCTGACCTTGTTACCATCCATCCTCCCAAGGACGAGGATGATTTTTTGAAGCCCCTTGCAGCAGAAATAGCAGTTGCTTAA